Within the Erigeron canadensis isolate Cc75 chromosome 6, C_canadensis_v1, whole genome shotgun sequence genome, the region GAAGTTGTGGCCGGAGATGACGAGGAGTTATCCGGCAACCGGACCTTATCGTGAAACCGCTTGGAAGGCTTGATGATATTCAAGTACTTGTAAACAACTTGTTTGGAAAAGCGCTTGGAAGAATGGTCGTGATCTTGTTCGGATGTGACAAGTTTGTTACGGAAACTACTGTTGTCACGTTTTAGCAAGGAGCTGATAGTAGTGGTGACTTGTTTATCATCACATTTTATTTCACTTCTAGTCTCATGtttcattttgttttgaaagCCCAATTTCAAAACACGAAATGGGGATTTAGGTGATTTTGTAGTACTGGAGGAATCTAGAGGTAATATTTTGCTCTTGTTGAAAAAAATGGAATGTGGAGATGAACAGGGATAATAAGTctggtttgactttgactttgtgTCAAGCCCATCCATGTTTGAAAAACAACcttcttgttgttgttggtaATGGTCACTTGAGT harbors:
- the LOC122605954 gene encoding membrane-associated kinase regulator 5-like encodes the protein MDVFSLVKFWRNAGIGDPLTSTNLDIISDDESSFFDLVFTNNNNNDQCVDSTTINIISDFHSSDHYQQQQEGCFSNMDGLDTKSKSNQTYYPCSSPHSIFFNKSKILPLDSSSTTKSPKSPFRVLKLGFQNKMKHETRSEIKCDDKQVTTTISSLLKRDNSSFRNKLVTSEQDHDHSSKRFSKQVVYKYLNIIKPSKRFHDKVRLPDNSSSSPATTSIFSPRKYLGKSRSSSSSSAAVKPVPLPALRRDDSALQQQDGIQSAILHCKKSYSSSSPSRGCQVLSRSGSAPSHGARISVDEKKRSSI